A genome region from Hevea brasiliensis isolate MT/VB/25A 57/8 chromosome 9, ASM3005281v1, whole genome shotgun sequence includes the following:
- the LOC110661451 gene encoding succinate dehydrogenase assembly factor 1, mitochondrial has product MGTSSGPKLSGMQKQVLSLYRGFLRAARLKSPEDRRQIESIVSAEFRRNSQQVDRKNFLYIEYLLRRGKKQLDQLKSPDTVGMSSLYLNLHQPTNHKP; this is encoded by the coding sequence ATGGGAACTTCAAGTGGGCCAAAACTCTCAGGAATGCAGAAGCAAGTGCTTAGTCTCTACCGAGGGTTTCTGCGTGCTGCTCGTTTGAAATCCCCTGAGGATCGCCGCCAGATTGAATCCATTGTATCGGCTGAGTTCCGCCGCAATTCCCAGCAAGTAGATCGCAAGAATTTCCTCTACATCGAGTATTTGCTTCGTCGGGGTAAGAAACAGCTTGATCAGCTCAAGAGTCCTGATACTGTTGGAATGTCGTCTCTATATCTCAATTTGCATCAACCAACAAATCATAagccttga
- the LOC110661450 gene encoding ribulose bisphosphate carboxylase small subunit, chloroplastic, translating into MASSMLSTAAVACINRASPAQASMVAPFTGLKSTSAFPTTRKTTTDITSIASNGGRVQCMQVWPPRGKKFYETLSYLPPLTREQLAKEVEYLLRKGWVPCLEFELEHGTVYREYHRSPGYYDGRYWTMWKLPMFGCTDAVQVLQELDEMIKAYPDCYGRIIGFDNVRQVQCISFLAYKPKGAE; encoded by the exons ATGGCTTCATCTATGCTTTCAACAGCAGCTGTGGCTTGCATTAACAGGGCTAGCCCTGCTCAGGCTAGCATGGTGGCTCCGTTCACCGGCCTTAAGTCCACATCCGCCTTCCCAACCACCCGCAAAACCACCACTGATATCACCTCCATCGCCAGCAACGGTGGCAGGGTCCAATGCATGCAG GTATGGCCACCACGTGGGAAGAAGTTCTACGAGACTCTCTCATACCTTCCACCCCTTACAAGGGAGCAATTGGCCAAGGAAGTTGAATACCTTCTTCGCAAGGGATGGGTTCCTTGCTTGGAATTCGAGTTGGAG CATGGAACCGTGTACCGTGAGTACCACAGATCACCAGGGTACTATGATGGTCGTTACTGGACCATGTGGAAGCTGCCCATGTTTGGTTGCACAGATGCAGTGCAGGTGTTGCAGGAGCTTGATGAGATGATTAAAGCTTACCCAGATTGCTATGGTAGGATCATTGGTTTCGACAATGTTCGCCAAGTCCAGTGCATTAGTTTCCTTGCCTACAAGCCTAAAGGCGCTGAATAA